CTAAGGAGCAACCTGGGAGGGAACTCCAAGTCGGTGAAgtgcgaggcgagagagacaagacctGGGAGTTCGAACTGAGGGAGAATTTCGGTCACGCGTTCGCCCATTGCCTagaaaacagcgaaagaaaaagcgaagaagaagggaagtcACATTGGGGCCTGACTGAACGCCATGAATGAAACGCATCGTTTCCATCCTTCCTGTTGAGTCGTCTCTCCAAAAAACGCGTGAAGGCCTCCAGAACCTCGTGGCGTTGTGTGGCTGTTCTTTTGCCGTTTCGCTGAtccaggaaagaagacaagtgCGTCTGATCTTCTTTACAAATCCCTCGGAAAGGAAGTCGCGAAGCTACCTGCTCACCTGAAGAAGATCGTCGAACTGGACGTCCAAAGCTGCTACAGCTTGGAGAAGACCGAGGAGTTCTTCGGGTCTGTCAGAGCACCAACTCACAGATTTCTAACTGCCTCAAACTCTCCAACAACTCACAAATATACACATCCCTGTGCACACCCTTCAACGACTGCTGCGCTCGGCTTATACACGGGAGAACACGAACGCGGAGACCGCAGTCGGCGGGTTCTCGAGAAGCGTGACTTGTGTTTTGCATAAAGCTCGGAGTTGTGCGTTGCACAAAAAGCCGAACGAATTCCTGTTTAGTCTACGCGTGGATCGTGCCTCCATTTTCCAGACAGAGAGCAAGTCGCTTCCACGCTTTCGTTCTCAAACGAAGACTCTGCCCGACTGAGACTTTTGCCGAGAAACCGATCCctttcgagtttttctttGCAGAAGGTGATATCAACGCGGAGCAGCCTTCGTCGAGCACGCAGCGTTCCTTCTTGGCGACGCACCCTAGTcactgaagagaaacgccgcgACTCTAAAAGTCTCTGTCACAGCTCTTTTGATACGCCGATCCAGGACGCAGGCAATCACAGGAACAAGTATAAATGCGTTTTCAATTCACGACCGCACTGCAGCACTGCCGATTCGAAAGCCAGCtgatgcagagaaacgacgcgATGCCTTCTTACCGCAAGTGACACACGCGAGGCAGCACGCAAGTCTGCAGCGTCTTGTCGACAAGCGAGCCCGGCTGAAGAAAATGTttccagaaaaacgagaaatgCGTATAAACGTATTCACACAGATTCACCTCGGTACGTATTGTTTCCTGCCTTGCAACCTTCGTTCGCCATTGACTAGTGTGCACAAATCACTCGCAACTCTGTCTACGCTTCTAGAGATATCTGCAGATACGTGTAGATATGTCTagacacatatacatatatatatatatatatacatatatatatacacatatatacatctatatacatatatacatatatatatgtatatatatatctatatgtatatatacacatatcgATAGCTATCTTGAGACACATACGTTTTCCGCTGTTCAGCTCGCAGTGTATACAGGCGGTTGATTGAGGCACGACGGCCACCCGCGAAGAGAGTTCGCGCTTCAGACGAGAAGTCTCGGTGAAGCCTTCCAGTCGTCTCTACCATGTGTTTCGTCTTCGTACGTTTCAACGAAGACAGGACCCACCGCGAAGccgacgagagcgagagcttCAAGAAGAAGGATGACATGACGATTGTCGAAACTGGTGATCTGAAagtgagaaagaaggaacagaggaaaggtcaagaggcagcgagaaaacgcaaagagagagagatgaaaaagaggcagaaaagagatAAAATGTGAACTCGAATGGTTCCCATCTGGGACCATGCCACACGGATTACAGACAGCGACTGCGCTCTTTTATGAATTTACGGATCTCTTTGTGTGAAATGCAACGTTCACCTTTGCACGCGCGCCAGCGTCTCGGTCTAGGCGGAGGAGGAActgcgtgtgtctcttcactGAGGTAAATACGTTTGCAAAACCGAGAAAGCAGTTGGAGACAGCCGCCACCTTTACCGACTCTTGCTTCGGTTTcagttcttcgcctctcacctcttctcctgtcctctcccttttgtctcgtctctttgATCGCACCGTTTCAGCGAAACGAGAGTTTCACCTCCCCACGAAGACCCCCGCGACCAGACCCCCCCGCCCGCTGGCGTCCAGGGAAGCCACAGCGAAGTTTCTCTGTTTAGCGCGGAGTCAAAACTTCTGTCCGAGTTTTGCGCGCCTACTACCGAGTGAGGATCACGACATTTCTGCtccttgcatgcaaacgtCGGTTCTtcgagactgcatgcgcatgcggcAGTGAGGAGAGACATACCCGGCCTTCGACGCGGCTGAGAGCCTCACTCATCAGTCCAGCGACCTCCCAGTCAAGGacgctttctctttcgtcagTTTCCGACTCTTCTGCATCGTCTCGGTCTGCCTCATtcggcgacgcagacgcgatCAGCCGCCGAGAGGACGCATGCTGTTTCGAGGGAGGCGGCGTCTCCAGGAAAAAGCTGCCAGCAGATACGCGAGGCGAgacttcgctctcttcgacGAGGCTCCGACGCGCCAGATGCATCGCACAGGCGCGAACGAGAAATACCaagtctgcagagaaaacatgACTTCGAGGAAACGCGCGTCAGGAAATACCACGAAGAAGCCAAGCCCCGAAGTGAGTGGCTCCGAAGTCACCTGCTCCTTCAATCACCGTCAAAGTCATACAGAAGCACACGCACATATAtttcttgcatgcgtttgcgcCTGTACACATACgtgtctacatatatatatatatatatatatacatatatatatatatatatatacatatatatatacatatatatatatatgcatatgtatgtggACGCGTGTTTATGcttgtatgtatatgaatgcgtagagagagtgagagatGGAACGCTGTGGCTACACGTTACGAGTGTGGGCGATAACAGAGCATCCAAATATGAGTCTATCTGTCTTTGGGTGAACAGCAACAAGGTTCACCTCGCCCTTTTCAGTTaacgtttctctgcgtcgcggaCCTTCCGTGCCGGACGCAACTTCCTTGTGTGCCTGAGAGCTCTGGGCTGCAGCCAAAACCGCAGAAGCCACAGCGGGCGCCGAGAGACCAAGAGCGCATGCGCCATGCCACAGCTTCACGAGGtccgacagagacaccgcaTGAAGTTCCGCGTCCGCCTCGTTGTTCCGCTCCCCTCCGCGAAGAGGCTCTGCGTTTCGGCAGACTccaacgaagaaacagaggaaaataAAAACGCAAGACCCCAGAGGcggaggacagagacatgCGAGTGTGCAGGCGAACCAGAAGAACGCAGGGGGGAAGAGGTGAGGAAAcgacggaagagaagcgagggaaaaaacgcgaggaaacacaaaacacCGAAATGTACACGAGGCGAGGATGACACGGGTGCAGAGCAagcaagagggagaaaggaaagtcACCAAGAAAATGAATGAGAAACTGGAAAGACGCAGGTACAAAGCACCTTCATTTCGTCGTCagcttcgtttctccaggGTCGACTCTTCAGTTCCTTATGCTCAACTCTCGGGTGGGCATCGATCGCCGTCGCAGTTGTTTCgaactcttctctcttcgttcgaTCGTTCCGAGCGTTTCTCAACAACAAATGCGTTTCCTGCGATgttcctctcccctttctgtctccattcTGAGTTCCCTGCCCTACACAAGATTTATGacaagaggcgaagacgagtcGCCAACCTACCTGATCGCTCTAGAGGTCCTTGCAGCGTCTGAACAAGCACAAGTTcatctcctgcttctccctcgtcgttCAGATCCGattccctcctcttcgcttcgccgTGCAATTCCAGCATGCGCAGTCTAAAGGCAGGGCGCAGACGCGTGAGAGAAGCGTGGAGAAGCTGAAAAGAATTCAAGGCGCTGCAGATCTCCTCGGCAGAAAGGCATGCAGTTTTCGCAACCAACGCCGTCTGCATGTCCTCCAGAATGTCCACAAGAAAGCCTTGCTGCTCAAGAGTGAAGGCGCGAAAAGGCTCGCGAGGCGACTTGGAGATCTCCTCGCCAGAGTGAAGTCCGCATTCTGCTTggtcgacagaagaagaagcgagaggaggagaagagggagaagaagagggagaagaagagggagaagaagagggaagaagaggagaagaggagggagaagaggaggaaggagagagggcagatgaagaaggaagcctCTGCGTAAGAGAGGAGTATCGAGTGTCTCTTCTACCTCTTTTCGAGCGAGGAGCGTTGAGGAGACACGCAGGACCGAAGCGCGCCATTGCCTGAAGAAGCGCGACAATTTCATGGACGGAGAACTGAGACAGCAGACCGTGAGCTTGGAAGAGGACGTCTCCCCAAGAGACGAGaggtgcagaagaaaggagcgGAGACTGGAGGGCGTCGCGGCGAGACTGAGACCCCGCTCGGGAAGCGCGAAGAGAGGTCTCTCCCAAGTTGCGCTTCGCAGCGGAAGAACcgcgagacgaaaacgaagaagcaagaaaagaagagaaagagaggtcGTTTGCGACTTTCAGCAAAGCCTCGACTTCGAGAGTTTCCCTCGAGCGTCCCCCAGACGCATGGGAGAAGGACGCGGAATCAACCGTGTGAACCGGGGGAGgagaatcgagagaagacgaagagcggaGTGGAGACCGTGCAGTTGAacgcgcagaagagaaagaggcagaagagccTCGAGAGACttggagagagcgaggagggaCAAGGACCGGAGAACAATGACAAGAGTCCTCAGCGCGACGGCACCGGTCAGATGAGGACGATGAGGAAAAACCAGCAGGTGtgagagatgaagacgaagaagtcacgcgcaggaaagaaagcgaagagaaggaagagtgGGGAAGACACGAGTGAAAagctgaaggagacgagagcgaagaggacggagaagaaggcgacgcgacaGGAGCTTGTTTGCTTGCTCTCTCCTGATTCGCGGCGATAGAAACTGGCgggaaagggagacgagagaaatcTCCAAATCGCCTGTGTGGAACTGAACAGCATACGGTtttgcagaagagaaggttctctctgcatgcgatccGGCGTACTCTCGccatctctctgtcggcCTCTCTCTGACGCAGAACCGCGTGCTGtacagaggcagaagctACGCTGAAGCAACCACAGCgaagagcgcgaagaaagaggcgcagagaggcgagcaaGCGAAGAGAATAAACTGCACAAAAGAGCGGAAggggagggaggaagacacagagagaacgagcgCAGTCTGAGAAAAGAACTGAGGGAAGAGCGaccaagagaagaaggagaagaaagagaagaagaacgagaagcaggagaagaagaacgagaagcagaagaagaagcagaagaagagatgggagatggcgaagaagtcgaggtGCAACACAAGGGAGAGTAAGACGTAGAggtggaggaaaaagaagaagatggagaagaagaacgagcaGAAGACGCTCCAACGTCAGCGCCTCTGACGGATTACATCTCAAGAGACACGAACATTCCCCGAGCTCGTGTGGAGAGCGTAGCCCGAGGTTtgggaacaagaagagaaaaactgtgactctttcttcttcgaaaaACTGGAAGCGAAGAGTTTCTTTCGGGGAAATTCCTGAAAAAAGTCCTCTCTCGGCGCCTCTTACGTGTGTTCTTTGCGCGGTTCTCAGCAGTCTCCAGGAGGAAGAATacagcgtctctctcagctCTTAGTCCAGTCCCGATGGAGACAGATGTCCTGCATGCGGCTGCAGCGATTCGTTTTCGcgacttttctttctcttgaaGAGGTTATCTGTTTGAGGCAACATGGCATTTTTCTCCCTGAGACGACGACCTCCAGTTTTTTAAAGGCATTTCCCTCGCCGAGAGTCGTCAAGAAGCAGACTTGCTGCGGCAGTgcctgccttctctcagATGATGCAGCCGGGCCGTTGGTGTGTGAAAACATTTCTCGGTCCGCAAGACTCTTTTCGCCCCGCCGCatgccttttcttttttttttctttttcttctgaatATTCAAAGGATAGAAAGCGTCTGTAGAGCGCGCCAGAaactccttcgtctctctgcccccAGGCACCGTCCACACACACCGAGGTCAcgagggagggagaagagagcggagaaggtaaagaaaaggagacacagaaagagaggacagaaggggaaagagacggaagaaacggagagaaaaagaggaaggagagagagaagaagtgacagagtggagggagaaggaaagagagagagaaagaggggaaaagagataaaagagaagagagggaggagaggcgagaggaaaaagacagagaagaagagaggtgaagagaaACTAGGAAAAGCCACCGGCAGTGATGCACCCGAAGGAAGGCCTTTCTTTTAAGTCTTTTCACATGCGTTCGAAGGACTTCCACCTCAGTTTGTGGTCCAAAGACGCGATGCGAAAGAACCGAGAGACATCGAACAGAgtgtctcgccttcggctgcatgcaaggtctgcgcttcctttcttctcctttcttttctttcaaCTCACTGTCATCGTCGCCTGGTCAACGCAACCAGCTCGCGGCCTCTCGGCTCCGTGGGGAGCGGAGCTGAGACGCGGTTGGTCTGCGGGAAAGTCGGGCGCTCTCTCGACGcatcgttctctctctctcccatgggcgtcgtctctctcagtttcgtcttctctctcgcttccttcttccctctcacTCCCCTCCTCCCTCGCTCCTTCCGCGGCCTTCTGTGACTCTGCGTCCGGCGGCGATGCTGTCTCTGCGAAAAGGcgtcctttttcctcttggTGTCGCGAGGCGTCAACGCAGCTTGGCGCAGAACAGCgcgcaagacagagagatcgGCTAAAGCTTCACGAGCGCGCCCAGCTGTgttgtacatacacctcaaGCTGGCGACGGTGGATGGAGCCCATCCGTAGGGGCGCTGTGTGCGGGGCATTTCTTCCTTCCCAGACGCGGCAGTTTCCTCGCCTCACCCACGGGTCCTTTCCCTCGTTGTGCGCCGCGTCTGCttccccgctgtctcctttcgtgtctctcctgtctccttttccaggTTCTTCTTGTGGGGTGACAGGCCGACCCGTCTCGGGTGGCGCTGCTCAGCAGCCAGAGTGTTTCAGTTCTCGATCAggtttcgtttctccagaTTTCTTTAGACTCgcgcctcccttctcccc
This window of the Toxoplasma gondii ME49 chromosome VI, whole genome shotgun sequence genome carries:
- a CDS encoding hypothetical protein (encoded by transcript TGME49_244570) encodes the protein MARVRRIACRENLLFCKTVCCSVPHRRFGDFSRLPFPPVSIAANQERASKQAPVASPSSPSSSLSSPSAFHSCLPHSSFSSLSFLRVTSSSSSLTPAGFSSSSSSDRCRRAEDSCHCSPVLVPPRSLQVSRGSSASFSSARSTARSPLRSSSSLDSPPPVHTVDSASFSHASGGRSRETLEVEALLKVANDLSFSSFLASSFSSRGSSAAKRNLGETSLRASRAGSQSRRDALQSPLLSSAPLVSWGDVLFQAHGLLSQFSVHEIVALLQAMARFGPACLLNAPRSKRGRRDTRYSSLTQRLPSSSALSPSSSSPSSSPLLPSSSPSSSPSSSPSSPPLASSSVDQAECGLHSGEEISKSPREPFRAFTLEQQGFLVDILEDMQTALVAKTACLSAEEICSALNSFQLLHASLTRLRPAFRLRMLELHGEAKRRESDLNDEGEAGDELVLVQTLQGPLERSEPLRGGERNNEADAELHAVSLSDLVKLWHGACALGLSAPAVASAVLAAAQSSQAHKEVASGTEDLVFLVRACAMHLARRSLVEESEVSPRVSAGSFFLETPPPSKQHASSRRLIASASPNEADRDDAEESETDERESVLDWEVAGLMSEALSRVEGRITSFDNRHVILLLEALALVGFAPGSLVDKTLQTCVLPRVCHLRPEELLGLLQAVAALDVQFDDLLQAMGERVTEILPQFELPGLVSLASHFTDLEFPPRLLLSELASRLDEAAATLDDDTLRQMEVLFARHGLPHESICARLETELCPQETGTN